The Candidatus Denitrolinea symbiosum DNA window AAAAGGAATATATGAAAAACGCGGCCGAAGTCGGGCAGTACACGCTCGACGCCCTCGCCGAGATCCAGGCGCGCCATCCCTCCATCGGCGACGTGCGCGGCCTCGGCCTGATGATCGGCGTCGAGTTCGTCCTCAACCGCGAAACGCGCGAACCGGCCGAAAAGATACAAAGCCGCGTCGTGAACCTGGCCTTCGAGCGCGGCCTGCTCCTGCTGGGCTGCTCCAAGAGCGTCATCCGCATCGCGCCGCCGCTGTCCATCTCGCAGTCCGAGGTGAACGAAGGCTTGAAAATTTTCGAGGAGGCCGTCACCCTGGCTGAAAAGGAATTTGGCCTGCGGAAGACCAAAGCCAAATAGGGCCTGTCCCGCGTCCTGCGTTCTCCCGCCGACCTCGCGCACGAAGACTGGCGCGCGCTGTACGCCGCTTTCGACTCTCCCATCTCCAAACTCGACTGCGGCAAAAAGTGCGCGCCATTCAATTCCAACCGCAAACCGTTTTGCTGCGACATCTGCCAGGCCGTCCCCGCCGCGTCAGCCCACAAAGTGAACGACTGACTCGCGTCGAAGCCCAATCCCTGCCGCGCTTCGGTTTCTACCGATAGCGACTCTCCTGTATTAAAAATGAAAAATCGGAATCCAGAAGTTCTACTTCTGGATGATTCGCAAGTAGAACTTGCGGATTCCTGCTCTTTGGCTCATCTGTAAACAATGTGGTGACGTTAGAGAATGTCCGCCTACTCCTCATCCTTTGTTGACTTGTGACCCTTCGTGATAAAGGTTTTCCTCGTTTACAATCAGTGGATCACGAAAACAAGCTCCATAAACCTGAAACCTGAAACCCGGTACTTGAAACGTGAAACTCCCGCAACCCTTCACCTTCTCCCAATCCTCCCTGCAGGACTACTTCGACTGTCCGCGCCGCTTCGAACTGCGCCACCTCGAAAAACTGGACTGGCCGGCTGTGGAGGCCGAACCCGTCCTCGAGAACGAACGCGGCCTGGCCGAGGGCAGCTTCTTCCACCGCCTCGCTCAGCAACATCTGCTGGGCCTGCCCGCCGACAAGTTGACTCGTCTCGCGGCCTCTCCCGACCTCTCCCGCTGGTGGGACAACTTCCAGCGCGACTTTGGCGACCCGCGCGAACTCGGCAGCCTCCGCCCTGAGACGATTCTCTCCGCCCCCGTCGGGAATCATCGCCTGCTCGCGAAATATGACCTGATCGCCGTCCGCGATGACGGAGTCACCATCTACGACTGGAAGACCTATCACAAACGCCCTAAAAACGAGTGGATGGCGGCGCGGATGCAGACGCGCGTTTATCGTTACCTGCTGGCGCGCGCGGGCGCGTACCTGAACGGCGGCCGTCCCTTCGCGCCCGAGTCCATCCAGATGGTCTACTGGTACGCGGACTATCCCTCCGAACCGGCCATCTTCCGCTACGACGCGGCGCAGTTCAAGCGCGACGGCGCGGCCATCGAAAAATTGATCGGCGAGATCGAGTCGCTGGAAAAATTCGAGTTGACCGGCGACGAGGGCAAATGCCGCTTCTGCGCGTACCGTTCGTATTGCAATCGCGGCGTCACCGCGGGGGATTGGAAGGACGCCGAAGCCGAGGCGGAAGTCCACGAGGCGTTTGACGTCAATTTTGAGCAGATCGCGGAAATTGTGTTTTGACGAGCGGCGGCGATCTTATTTCTTGAAAAAGATCCCAAAGTGATTTGCCACGGCGCGTTCGCGGCCGGGGATGTACAGGTCAATGGGGGAGTTGAGGATGCGCGGCTTCCCGTCCCCGCCGCGGACGACCATCGTGGATGAGCCGCCTCCGTCGAGACTCATGGCGTCGTGCGCGCCGAGTTGGATCATCAGGCGGGCAAGTTCGTCCAGCGTCGCACCCTGACTGTAAAAAGGCTGGCGCCCGTCCACAACGACGAGGTAGAGGAATTTCCCGTTTTGGGAATAGCCGATCGCTGTGCGCGGATGGGCTTCGGCGTTGGTAAAGCCTTCCACGGGCGAGCCGCCCATCACGATGCGGGCTTCGCCTGAGATGGCGTCGTAGGGTTTGTTGGGCGGGTCGAAGGAGAGGCTGTTTTTCTGGGAGATATAGAGGGTGGGAAAAGGCTCCTCGGGTTCGCGCCCGTAGACGGTCCCGCGCGAGGCGGCTTCGCCGCGCGTCGCCACGGGATCGCCCGCGTGCGGATAATAGTCCGCGGGGCCGCGCGACCACCAAGGCGAGAATCCGTCGCCGTTGACGGCAATGTCCAAATGGAATTCCTGGAGGAACTGGGAGGTCGTCCGCGCGCTCAGCGGTCTGTCGCTTTTCGGATCGTCGGGCGGGGTGACGAGGACGCGAAGGCCGTTGGTCTTCATGTTGATCTTGAGAACGTGGATGATCGCCGGGCGCGGCGAAACGCGGATGATGCGCTGGTATTCCACGCCGTCGCGCAGGGTCTGTTTGGCAGGCACGGGCGCGGGGCGGCCATGCAGGTAAAGTATGGGCGCGGAGACGCACAGTCCAATGAGGAGGAGCAGGCCAATGACGAGCGTCGACTTGCGGATTTTCGGCTTCATGTTTTTATTCTAGCAAGCGCACATGAGCCGGAGATAAAATCACATAGAGAGAAGAGAGCAGAGAGGAGAGAGCAGGGAGTGGAGAGCAGAGAGCAGCGCGTGAAAAGCAAACCCCGTTTCTCAGAGAAAACGGGGTTCGACTGCTCACTGATCACTGATTACTGCTCACTGCTCACTGCCCCTCCGCCTGTCTCATCGCGTTGAAGGAGGCGATTGCCACTTCGAGCATTTTCATGTCGGGTTGGCGCGTGGTGAGAGACTGGAGCGCCAGGTTGGGACGAATGATCCATTGGACGAATTTGCTGTCGAGGTGGTTCGCCGTCCAGCGGATGTATTCGACCGCGACGCCCGAGAGAACGGGGATGAGCAGGATGCGGCTGACGAGTCTCCAGAGCATGGGCAGCGGACCGAGCAGGGTGAAGACCAAAATCGAGAGCAGGACCAGCGTGAGCAGGAAGGCCGTTCCGCAGCGGGCGTGTTCGATGGGATATTTCGCCACCGATTCAGGAGTCAACTCGGCGCCGGCTTCGAAGGCGTTGATGGTCTTGTGTTCCGCGCCGTGGTAGCCGAAGAGACGTTTGATGTCGGGCATGAAGCCGATGGCCCAGATGTAGCCGACGAGCAGGGCCAGGCGGACGAGTCCCTCGATGAGGTTGCCGGCCCAATGTCCCGCGGCGGGGACGAAGAGTCGCTCCGTCCAGCCGCCGATGGCCGCGGGGAGCAGGAAGAAGAGTCCGATGCCGAAGGCGAGCGACCCGGCCAGGGTCAGGTAGAGAGGCGCCCCTTCCAGTTTTTCGTCCTCGCCGGTTTGGACGTTGGCGGAGATCGTCAGCGCGCGCATTCCCAGCCCGAGGGCGTCCCACAACAAGATCACGCCGCGCAGGAAGGGAATTTTGGCGACGCTCGATTGGTAAACCGAGGCCAGTTTTTCGGTGTGGACGGCGATGCTGCCATCGGGGGCGCGCATGGCGATGGCGAAGGCTTTTCGTCCGCGCATAAGCACGCCTTCGAGAACGGCTTGTCCGCCGTAAGTGATGATGCGGTCTTCAGTCATATCGTTTTGCAAAACAGGTTTGCGTTACCTCATGTTGAATAGGAAGTGGATCAGCGCGTCGATGCCCTTGTACCAGGTGGGCAGGTGCAGACGCTCGTTCGGCGAGTGGACATTGTCTTCGGGCAGGCCGAAGCCGGTAAGCACCGACTCGACCCCGGCGTATTCCTGCAATTGGACTACCGCGCCGATGGAGCCGCCCTCGCGCATGAACAGCGGACGTTTGCCCCAAACCGCTTGCAGTCCGCCCGCCAGGGCTTTGACGCCGGGGCTTTCCAGGTCGGTGATGGCGGCGCCGGCGTGGTGGAGTTCGATCAATTCCCAGCGGATGGTTTTGGGCGCTTTGGCTTTGAGATAGGCGCGCATCTGTTTGATCGTCTCTTCGGGAGTCTGGCCGGGGACGAGACGGCAGGATATCTTCGCCATGGCGTAAGCGGGGATGACGGTCTTGCTGCCGGGCGCGGTCCAGCCGGAGAGCAGGCCGTTGACCTCCAGCGTGGGACGCGCTCCGACGCGTTCGTTGGGCGCGTATTCGGCTTCGCCCCACAGCGCGGGGACGCCCGTCTGCTCGAGGAAGAATTTTTTGCTGGTCGGTAATTTCTTGAAGGCGTGGCGTTCCTGCTCGCTCACCTTGCGGACTTTTTTGTAGAAGCCCGGCAGCGTGACGCGCCCGTTCTTGTCGTGCATGCCCGCCACCAGTTCGGTCAACGCCTGGGCGGGGTTGTGGACCGCGCCGCCGAACAAGCCGGAGTGCAAGTCCTTGGCGGGGCCGTAGACGCGCAATTCCATGTAGGCCAGTCCGCGCAAGCCGTAGACGATGGTCGGATCATCGGCGCCGATCATGCCCGCGTCGGTGTTGATGCAGACGTCGGCGTTCAACTTCTTCGCGTGTTTTTTGATGAACGCGCCGAGATTCTCCGAGCCGATCTCTTCCTCGCCCTCGATCAGGAACTTGACGTTGACGGGCATCTGTCCCGTTTTGAGCGCGGCCTCCACCGCGTGGAGGACGGCCATCACCTGCCCCTTCATGTCAGAGGCGCCGCGCGCGAAGAGCAGGTCGCCGCGCACGGTCGGCTCGAAGGGAGGCGTCTCCCACAGGTCCAGCGGGTCGGGTGGCTGAACGTCGTAATGACCGTATATCAGCACGGTCGGCGCGCCGGGGCGTTTGAGCCACTCGCCGTACACCACAGGATGCCCGCCCGTCGGCATGACCTCCACGTTTTGGATGCCCATCCCGCGCAGGCGGTCGGACACCCACAACGCGGCGCGCAGCGTCTCGGCCTTGTATTCGTCCGAGGTCGAGATCGAGGGGATGAAGAGCAGTTCCCGCAGGTCCGCCAGGAAGCGGTCGCGGTTCTGATGGGCATAAGAGAGGGCGATGTCGCGTACGTCGGTCATGTCAGTCTCCTTTGAGAGAGCCGTATAAAAACCAAAATTTTTCCCGCGGAAAATTCCACGCCAGCGACGGGTCCCAGACGAACGCGTCGCCGCTCAATTTGAGATTCAGCCAGGCGTCGAGCGGAGTCAGCCAGGCTTCGGGGGCCGCGCGGACATCGTCGAGCAAAAGCGTCAGGATGGCGCGCAGCCGGACTTCGTACGGATAGCGGCGGGATATTTCCGCCGACGGACGTTCGCGCGCTTCGGCGAGGAAATTTTTCCACATCTCGCCTCTCGCGCGGACCTCGCGGCGGGCTTTCTCCTCCCAGGCCGATCGCCACTTCAAGCGGACCGCGTCCATCTGCATGGACAGTTCCGTCAACCCCGCGACGCGCCAGCCCTTCAACCGCTCGCGGACGAAGAGCATGGCTCCCAGCGTCAACTGTGTAAAATCTGTGGTGCGCGCTCCAGACCAGTACAGTTCCTTCGACAGGAGATAAGTTTCCAACTCTGGAACTCCCGATTTAAAGAAGGCCTGGTCCTGTTCTGGGGAATTCATTTTACTGTTCGGGCGTGGCGGTCGGTTCCAGCGAGCGGCGCGTCGCCAGGTACCATTGCGAGACGAGCAGGAAGCGGTCGCTGGGATCGTACAGCGGCGGGATCTGCACGCCCTGCACCGTGTCGTTGACTCCGTAGGAATAGACCGGCGCGTACAGCGGCAGGGACGGGAGTTCGCGGGCGAAGATCACCTGGAAGTTGCGATAGAGGCGCGCTCGCAGTCCGAAATCGGTGGTGACGCGCGCCTGTTCGAGATATTCGCTGGCAGGACGGTTGTCCCACTGCGAGTAGTTCTGTCCGCCGGTGGCCTCGGCCTGGTGCCAGAACGGATAGGGGTCGGGGTCGGGCGTGCGCGGCAGCGAAAGTTCCACCAGCGCGGCCTGATAGTTGCGCGGGACGAGGTAGTCGTTCTGCAATGCGGCGTAGGGGACCGCGGCCAGTTCCACGCCGACGCCGATGCGGGCCCAGTCGGCCTGGATGGACTGCGCCATCTGGGTGTGGACGGCGTCGTCGGGGTGGGCGAGGCGGAAGGCCAGCGGCTTCCCGTCTTTGACGCGCGCCGCGCCCCCGTCCGCGGGAAGCGTGTAGCCCAGTTGCTTGAGGAGCGAGATGGCCGCGTCGGGGTCGTAGGGAATCTTTTCCACGCCGTCGTAATGCGCCCACGAACCGGGCAGGATGGGTCCGTCCAGCGGGATGGCCTGTCCGCCCATGAAGGCGTCGATCAGGCGCTGACGGTTGAGTCCCAGCATCAGGGCGCGGCGGAGTTTGGCGTCTTGCAGGAAGGCGACTTCGGGATTTTTCAGGTTGAACAGCACGAAGCCCATCTGGGGGACGCGGCTGGTATAGATGGAAAAGTTCGGCTCGGCCAGCGCCTGCGGCAGGACATCGTCGGCGATGCGGCTGACGCCGGCAACGTCGCCGGCGCGGTAGGCGCTGAACGCCTCGGCGGACGAGGCGAAGTATTTGAAGACGACCTGTTCGATGAACGGTTTTTGCAAATAGTATTGTTCGTTGCGGACCAGCGCCACGCCGGCGATCTTGCCGTTGTTGATCAGCAGGTGATCGAACCTGAACGGCCCGCTGCCCACCGGTTTGAGGTTGAAGTCCGCGTTGAGGATCTGGTCGAGCGGGATGGATTCGAGCAGGCGCTTCGGCAGCACGCCGAAGGTCATATAGTCCAGGAAGGGCGCGTAGGGTTCGGGGATCTTGAATTGCAGGGCCCGATCGCTCAGGCGGATGATCTCCACTTTCGACCACAGTTGTTTGACGTCGGCGGGGTAGAACGAGGCCGGGCTTTTGATCAACTCGATGGTGAAGATGACGTCGTCGCTGGTGACCGGGGAGCCGTCGTGCCAGACCGCGTTGGGGCGCAGGCTGAAATTGTAGACGGCGCCGTCGGCGGTCGTCCCCCACGATTCGGCCAGGTCGGGTTCGGGCATGCCGCGCGAATCGAAGCGCATCAGCCCGCTATAAATGAGACGGTTCACGTCGCGGTCGGCGGAGTTGTTCCAGTCGAGCAGGGGGTTGAGACGCCCCATCGCGCCGACCAGCCCCTCGGTATAAACCCCGCCCGGCGCGGCCTGCGGCTGGATGGGGGTGACCACCGGTCCCTGGCTGAGGAGCAAAATCCCGACCAGGACCAGGGTGACCGCCACCACCACGATCTGCCAGCGAAGACGTTTCATCGGTATAGGAAAGACGGGACGGGCGGCGGCAGTTTGCGCGCCGCTCCGCGTCCCTTTGACGTGAAGGAATGGTTAGTTGACAATGAGCAGGGCGATTGCCAGCACGAAGAACAACACGCTCAAGACGATCGTCACCCAGAAGAGCGTGCGCTCGATGCCGCGCCGCGCCGTGAAGACGCTGCCCGTATCGGCCCCGGTCAAACCGCCCAATCCCGCGCCCTTGCTTTGAAGGATAACGCTGAGGATGAGCGCCACCGAGGTTATAATTAACGAAATTTCCAAAATGTTAGTCATTTGTGGCCTCCTGCCAAAATAGCGCGGGAATTATACCGCACTCGGTCACAAATTGCGCTTTTTTAGAAGGCGGAGAGCGCAATTTGCGACCGTGGGTATTTTATACTTGCGGAAACGAGAAAACCTCAAACCGATAATTCGCCTCGCGCGGATTTCGCTGATTTGGCGGATTTTCACGGCTTCTTTTAATAATTTTCTGGAGAAGACATGCACGAGATCGTCGTCAACCTGCACATGCACACCCGCTACTCGGACGGGACGGGTCTTCACAAAGACATCGCCGCGGCCGCCCTGCGCGTCGGGCTGGACGCGGTCATCGTCACCGACCACAACGTGCTGGCGAAAGACTTCGAAGGTTATCACCGCGGCGGCGGCAGGAAAGTGTTGATGCTCGTCGGGCAGGAAGTCCACGACCAGGCGCGCGACCCGCAAAAGAACCACCTGCTCGTCTTCGGCGCGCAGCGCGACCTCGCCATGCTGGCCGCCGACCCGCAGGCGCTGATTGACGCCGTCCGCGAGGCGGGCGGCCTCTCCTTCCTCGCGCATCCGCACGAGGCCGCCGCGCCGCTCTTCCACGAAACCGCCATCACCTGGGAAAACTGGGAAGCGCAGGGCTACACCGGCATCGAACTCTGGAATCACCTCAGCCAGTTAAAGCACAAACTCAACTCCTGGCCGCAAGCCATCTTCCACGTTTTCTTTCCCTGCTTTTTCGCCGCCCGCCCCGACCCTCCCACCCTCGCCAAATGGGACGAACTCCTCGCCAGCGGACGGCGCGTCGTCGCCATCGGCGGCTCGGACGCGCACGAACTTCGCTACAGCCTCGGCCCCATCCGCAAGACGATCTTCCCATACGACTTCCACTTCCGCGCGCTGAACACCCACCTCCTGCTCGACTCTCCCCTCGGGGACGATTCCCGCGTGGACTGCGAGCGGGTCCTCGATTCCCTCGGCCGCGGACGCGGCTGGGTGGGCTTCGACCTGCTCGCGCCGACGCGCGGCTTCCGCTTCGCCGCGCAGGGACGCGACGCCGAGGCCGTGATGGGCGACGAGATTCCCCTCGCGGACGGCGTCACATTGCAGGTGAAACTTCCCGCCGCCGCGGAAGTGTCGTTGTGGCGGAACGGGCAGAAGGTCCAGGCATGGAAGCGGGCGGAGAACTGCGCCTACACCGTCACCGAGGCGGGAGTCTACCGCGTGGAAGTCCACCGCCGTTATCTCGGCGCGCGGCGCGGATGGATCTATAGCAATCCGATTTATGTGAAATAGGCTGCGAGAAAAAACTCCGCCTCCCGTTTTGGTTTTGTTTCCTCCCCGCCGTACGGACGGTCTTCCCCCGTCCCGAAGCGACTTCCATCCGCGCGCTTGACGAGTTGGTTTTTGTCGGGGTTTTACACGGCGTGCCCGGTGTTTAACATTGGAGCGCTTTCTCCATCGCACGCCTTCATATAATCGCCCAACACCCTGTTCAACCTCGCTTCAATGACCTGCTCCGCGCTCAATCCCGTCTCCCCAACGAATTGACTCAACAATGCGTATGGTAACGTCTCATTACCAAGATTTTTCATCAACCGTTCGAATGCGTTTTGCACATCGGGCTGAACCCAGTAATAGCGCGCGCGGTCGCTCAAACTATATTTGCGTTTGAAAGCCTGTTCCGTTTTATCGCCGCGATAATATTTTTTCCAATATTGCGGCTGGGTCACCATCGCGTCGTCTAACACTTGAATGATGTTCGAGCGTTCGTCTTTTGCCGTCAATTCGTTTTCGATCAGCGCCAGCGCAAAGACCGCCTCGCGGAAGGCAAATGTCAAACCAGGACCCACTTTGAGAATCGCAAAATGGTCGCGCACAAGATTCGCCAGCGCCTCGCGCGTTTGATAATCGGTCGAGTGCGCTTCGTAGACCAGCGCCTGTGATTCGATGAACTTCGACAACTCCTTCGCCGCCTCAGGCTGATACGGCAGGACAAAGTCATCGCCGAATTCCACGCCTGGCTGGACGACGACTCCCACGACTCTCTCCCACGCCGATTCCAACCCCGCCTTCACAAACGCTTCACGCGTGACCTCGATCGTCTGCCGCGCATCTTCCACCTTCGTCACGCTGACGCCCTCCTCATGTTCCGTCGCGCCGCCAGGGACAGGCACTTCACTGCCGATGATGTAACGCAACTGCCCTCCTCTCCCTCTGGGAGATGGGTCGGGGGTGAGGGCGCTTTCCGCAACCTTCGCCAATTGCGCGGCGCGCGAAGCGATCACTTCGACGGGCAAACTTGTATCGTTCGCGCAAGCCATCGAACAATCGAGATGAATTTTGGTGAAGCCCGCCTGCACATAATCACGGATCATCGCTTTCGATTTTTCCATCGCAACTTCGGCAGGCTCGTTCTGCCAGACATTTGGACCCAGATGGTCGCCCCCCAAAATAATTTGCTCGAATGGAAAATTAACTTGTTTCGCAATGCCGCGCACATACGAAACAAAATCTTTTGGCGTCATGCCTGTGTATCCGCCGAATTGATTCACCTGATTGCATGTCGCTTCGATGAGAACAGGCCTAGTAACGACTTCAGTCGTTCCATTGCGACGACTTAAGTCGTCACTACGCAAAACTGTTTTCAACACCCATGCATGCGCCGAACAAACCGACGTAATCCCTTTTGCCTCGCCTCGTTGTTGCGCCGCTACAATTTCATCCAGAAACATATTTCATCGCCTCTTCCAAAGTCGGCTGACCGTCCGTGCCGCCCGCCCGCTGCGTGGACAACGCGCCGCACACGCACGCCAGCCGCAAAGATTTTTCCAAACTCCACTCGCGCAAATATCCAAACACAAAGCCCGCGTCGAACGAATCGCCCGCGCCGACGGTATCAACAACCTTGACTGGAATACTTTCCATTCGGACTCTCTCGCCTTTTGACATTCCCAACGCCCCATCTTTTCCCAACTTGATTGCCAACGCTTCCACCCTCGACTGCAACCTGCTCGCCGCCTCTTCGACATTTTCCGCGCCCGTGAGCGACTTCGCTTCAGCTTCGTTCGGCAAAAAGATATTCGTCACCGCAAGCAGTTCATCGAACCCTGTCCACTTTTCGGATGGGTCGTAATTTGTATCCAACGAAGTAGACAACCCAAGCGCATGGGCGCGTTTGAACAAGGCAGGCAGGTCAGGCTGGAGTTTCGTTTGCAGGAAGTAACTCGCCACATGCAAGTGACGCGCCTGCGCCAACAAACTGTCAGTGATGGCGGAGGCTTGAAGTTCGGCGATCAAGCCAGAATGAGTCAGAATCGCTCGGTCAACGCCGTTGTTGAGGATGACGCTGAGTCCCGTCTGCCCGTTTTGATGAACGATCACCGCGCTGACATCCACGCCGCGCTTGGACATTTCATCCAGCATGAATCTTCCAAACACGTCGTCGCCGCACACGCCGATGAACGCGACCTTCAACCCCAGCCGCGCCGCCCCGCACGCAAAAATAGCGGACGACGAACCGATGGCAAGTTTTGCATCGCCCACGATCTTCTCGACCTGCCCGAACTCAGGCATGACGTTTCCTGAAAGGATCAAATCGGGGTTGATTTCGCCAGCGACGAGGATGTCAAATGGTTTCATGTTCCAGGTTGCAGGTTAGTAGGTTATATGCCAGCCGAACGGGGCAGAGGCGGAATAAAAATCGGTGTAGGGTTTTGCGAGGGCGTGGCATAATGACGCGAGGCGCGCCAGGCGCGGTTGGGCAACCGTATGTAAAAACTTTGAGCGCTCTTCGCCGCCCAGCATCACTGATTCCTTCCATACCGCCCGCCCGACGGCAATTCCGCTCGCTCCCGCGTTGCACGCGACAATCGTCTGTTGCAGGAATGTTTCATAATCCACTGCGGCAGAGAGGAGAATCCACGGAATGTCTATGACGGAAGAAATTTCTTCGCAGGCTTCCTTCCACAATGCTTGATTTGTTTCCGTGGCGTCGAGGGGAAATTCGGCTTTGAGAATGTCCACATTCAGCGGAGCGAGGCGTCTGGCGCTTTCGATGATGACATATCTTTTTTCTTCGGAGGAAAGTTTTTCATCGTTGAGCGAGTAGGATAACGGCTCAAGCATGAGTACAAGATCATGCTTTATGCATTCCGCCGCGATGTGTTTTGTGAAATCTTCTGTTTCTTGGGCAGTGGGCGAGTCAGGGTGGTAATAGACGAGTAATTTAATGGCAGAAGCGCCCATACGCCTGGCTTTTTCCACGCTCCAGCCAGGGATGACTTGCGCTTTTCTGGCGGTTGCATCGCCTGTGTAGCCTGTCGATTCGACTGCCACGACCAGCCCAACTCCGCTGGGGATGACATTCTCTGCTATGGCTTGAGCGGCGGAAACTTCGGGGTCGAGCAAAACAGCCGTCCCGTAGGGAGCGAGCGCCGAGGTCACGCCCAGTTTAAAGCGCGAGAGTTGAGCGTCATCCACAAAAGCAGGGTTTGCCTTGCGAAGGTTTTGGCGATGATCAAGCGCGAGGGCGGTAAAAGTTCCGCATTGCGACGCGATCTGTTGAAGCCCGCGCAGTTTTCCAATTGAGATAGATTTCATATTTCTTCCTAAACCGCATGATGTTTGAATTGCGGCAGATAGTCTTTATGCTGGGCGAAGAGTTCGTTGGTCATCTGGCGGATCTCG harbors:
- a CDS encoding PD-(D/E)XK nuclease family protein; amino-acid sequence: MKLPQPFTFSQSSLQDYFDCPRRFELRHLEKLDWPAVEAEPVLENERGLAEGSFFHRLAQQHLLGLPADKLTRLAASPDLSRWWDNFQRDFGDPRELGSLRPETILSAPVGNHRLLAKYDLIAVRDDGVTIYDWKTYHKRPKNEWMAARMQTRVYRYLLARAGAYLNGGRPFAPESIQMVYWYADYPSEPAIFRYDAAQFKRDGAAIEKLIGEIESLEKFELTGDEGKCRFCAYRSYCNRGVTAGDWKDAEAEAEVHEAFDVNFEQIAEIVF
- a CDS encoding dipeptidase, giving the protein MTDVRDIALSYAHQNRDRFLADLRELLFIPSISTSDEYKAETLRAALWVSDRLRGMGIQNVEVMPTGGHPVVYGEWLKRPGAPTVLIYGHYDVQPPDPLDLWETPPFEPTVRGDLLFARGASDMKGQVMAVLHAVEAALKTGQMPVNVKFLIEGEEEIGSENLGAFIKKHAKKLNADVCINTDAGMIGADDPTIVYGLRGLAYMELRVYGPAKDLHSGLFGGAVHNPAQALTELVAGMHDKNGRVTLPGFYKKVRKVSEQERHAFKKLPTSKKFFLEQTGVPALWGEAEYAPNERVGARPTLEVNGLLSGWTAPGSKTVIPAYAMAKISCRLVPGQTPEETIKQMRAYLKAKAPKTIRWELIELHHAGAAITDLESPGVKALAGGLQAVWGKRPLFMREGGSIGAVVQLQEYAGVESVLTGFGLPEDNVHSPNERLHLPTWYKGIDALIHFLFNMR
- a CDS encoding oligopeptide ABC transporter substrate-binding protein; the encoded protein is MKRLRWQIVVVAVTLVLVGILLLSQGPVVTPIQPQAAPGGVYTEGLVGAMGRLNPLLDWNNSADRDVNRLIYSGLMRFDSRGMPEPDLAESWGTTADGAVYNFSLRPNAVWHDGSPVTSDDVIFTIELIKSPASFYPADVKQLWSKVEIIRLSDRALQFKIPEPYAPFLDYMTFGVLPKRLLESIPLDQILNADFNLKPVGSGPFRFDHLLINNGKIAGVALVRNEQYYLQKPFIEQVVFKYFASSAEAFSAYRAGDVAGVSRIADDVLPQALAEPNFSIYTSRVPQMGFVLFNLKNPEVAFLQDAKLRRALMLGLNRQRLIDAFMGGQAIPLDGPILPGSWAHYDGVEKIPYDPDAAISLLKQLGYTLPADGGAARVKDGKPLAFRLAHPDDAVHTQMAQSIQADWARIGVGVELAAVPYAALQNDYLVPRNYQAALVELSLPRTPDPDPYPFWHQAEATGGQNYSQWDNRPASEYLEQARVTTDFGLRARLYRNFQVIFARELPSLPLYAPVYSYGVNDTVQGVQIPPLYDPSDRFLLVSQWYLATRRSLEPTATPEQ
- a CDS encoding translocase subunit SecG — protein: MTNILEISLIITSVALILSVILQSKGAGLGGLTGADTGSVFTARRGIERTLFWVTIVLSVLFFVLAIALLIVN
- a CDS encoding histidinol phosphate phosphatase (HisPPase), yielding MHEIVVNLHMHTRYSDGTGLHKDIAAAALRVGLDAVIVTDHNVLAKDFEGYHRGGGRKVLMLVGQEVHDQARDPQKNHLLVFGAQRDLAMLAADPQALIDAVREAGGLSFLAHPHEAAAPLFHETAITWENWEAQGYTGIELWNHLSQLKHKLNSWPQAIFHVFFPCFFAARPDPPTLAKWDELLASGRRVVAIGGSDAHELRYSLGPIRKTIFPYDFHFRALNTHLLLDSPLGDDSRVDCERVLDSLGRGRGWVGFDLLAPTRGFRFAAQGRDAEAVMGDEIPLADGVTLQVKLPAAAEVSLWRNGQKVQAWKRAENCAYTVTEAGVYRVEVHRRYLGARRGWIYSNPIYVK
- a CDS encoding tagatose-bisphosphate aldolase is translated as MNQFGGYTGMTPKDFVSYVRGIAKQVNFPFEQIILGGDHLGPNVWQNEPAEVAMEKSKAMIRDYVQAGFTKIHLDCSMACANDTSLPVEVIASRAAQLAKVAESALTPDPSPRGRGGQLRYIIGSEVPVPGGATEHEEGVSVTKVEDARQTIEVTREAFVKAGLESAWERVVGVVVQPGVEFGDDFVLPYQPEAAKELSKFIESQALVYEAHSTDYQTREALANLVRDHFAILKVGPGLTFAFREAVFALALIENELTAKDERSNIIQVLDDAMVTQPQYWKKYYRGDKTEQAFKRKYSLSDRARYYWVQPDVQNAFERLMKNLGNETLPYALLSQFVGETGLSAEQVIEARLNRVLGDYMKACDGESAPMLNTGHAV
- a CDS encoding carbohydrate kinase, coding for MKPFDILVAGEINPDLILSGNVMPEFGQVEKIVGDAKLAIGSSSAIFACGAARLGLKVAFIGVCGDDVFGRFMLDEMSKRGVDVSAVIVHQNGQTGLSVILNNGVDRAILTHSGLIAELQASAITDSLLAQARHLHVASYFLQTKLQPDLPALFKRAHALGLSTSLDTNYDPSEKWTGFDELLAVTNIFLPNEAEAKSLTGAENVEEAASRLQSRVEALAIKLGKDGALGMSKGERVRMESIPVKVVDTVGAGDSFDAGFVFGYLREWSLEKSLRLACVCGALSTQRAGGTDGQPTLEEAMKYVSG
- a CDS encoding tagatose 1,6-diphosphate aldolase, translating into MKSISIGKLRGLQQIASQCGTFTALALDHRQNLRKANPAFVDDAQLSRFKLGVTSALAPYGTAVLLDPEVSAAQAIAENVIPSGVGLVVAVESTGYTGDATARKAQVIPGWSVEKARRMGASAIKLLVYYHPDSPTAQETEDFTKHIAAECIKHDLVLMLEPLSYSLNDEKLSSEEKRYVIIESARRLAPLNVDILKAEFPLDATETNQALWKEACEEISSVIDIPWILLSAAVDYETFLQQTIVACNAGASGIAVGRAVWKESVMLGGEERSKFLHTVAQPRLARLASLCHALAKPYTDFYSASAPFGWHITY